One stretch of Burkholderia oklahomensis C6786 DNA includes these proteins:
- the tssJ gene encoding type VI secretion system lipoprotein TssJ, with protein sequence MRRRSSGFIVLGCVLLLPGCGATERSVAVPYAISLDVAPDVNPDINRKPSPIVLKVFQLKTASAFESADFFSLQDKPESVLGPDLLGVDRIILRPGDARTLHYRGNVDASALGIVAEYRVLEKNRWRLTVPLPSAKQLNLYRFWQTSPSEMKLSIAVKNGGIGLGGDSRVRP encoded by the coding sequence ATGCGACGGCGCTCCAGTGGTTTCATCGTATTGGGATGCGTGCTGCTGCTTCCGGGGTGCGGGGCGACCGAACGTTCGGTCGCGGTGCCGTATGCGATCTCGCTCGACGTCGCGCCCGACGTCAATCCGGACATCAATCGCAAGCCGTCCCCGATCGTGCTGAAGGTGTTCCAGCTGAAGACGGCGTCCGCGTTCGAGAGCGCCGATTTCTTCTCGCTGCAGGACAAGCCGGAGAGCGTGCTCGGCCCGGATCTGCTCGGCGTCGACCGGATCATCCTGCGGCCGGGCGATGCGCGCACGCTCCACTATCGCGGCAACGTCGACGCGAGCGCGCTCGGCATCGTCGCCGAGTATCGCGTGCTCGAGAAGAACCGCTGGCGGCTCACGGTGCCGCTGCCGAGCGCGAAGCAGCTGAACCTCTACCGATTCTGGCAAACCTCGCCGAGCGAAATGAAGTTGTCGATTGCGGTCAAGAACGGCGGCATCGGGCTCGGCGGCGATTCGCGAGTACGCCCATGA
- a CDS encoding TssQ family T6SS-associated lipoprotein produces MKGRSSLYIFLGFFLAGIGGCGTNPPTPSVAQATVDSARAAYNAGDYGRTISLLGSHARDIDGADVNTQVAAHKLLAFSYCVTRRVTQCRAEFSRILDLNPRFDLSPAEKGHPIWGPAFEAARRKHASSS; encoded by the coding sequence ATGAAAGGCCGATCGTCGCTTTATATTTTCCTTGGCTTTTTCTTGGCGGGAATTGGCGGTTGCGGCACGAATCCCCCCACTCCGTCCGTCGCGCAAGCCACGGTGGACAGCGCACGCGCCGCGTACAACGCGGGCGATTACGGGCGCACGATTTCGCTGCTCGGCAGCCATGCGCGCGACATCGACGGCGCCGACGTCAACACGCAAGTCGCCGCGCACAAGCTGCTCGCGTTCAGCTATTGCGTGACGAGGCGCGTCACGCAATGCCGCGCCGAGTTCTCGAGGATTCTCGACCTCAATCCGCGCTTCGATCTGTCCCCTGCCGAAAAGGGGCATCCGATCTGGGGACCGGCGTTCGAGGCCGCGCGTCGCAAACATGCGTCGTCATCCTGA
- the tssK gene encoding type VI secretion system baseplate subunit TssK translates to MNEPVLSATPAAALRQRVIWTEGMFLRPQHFQQLERHWERYVGMRCLPLQGFYWGFDELQIDRELLALGKVALLAASGVMRDGTPFDLSHPDDRPEPLDVPADAKDQLVVLALPLWRGGAEEVSFGGDGDAGFARYVVREYEVADANEVALGPALLQTGRLNVRLMLESELTGDWEALGAVRIVERRTDGRLLVDDGYIPPRLVAQRDPVLLRHTRELHGLLTQRSEALAERLSEPGRGGVSEVADFLLLQLVNRYLALTWHAQQDVAAHPEALFCDWLKLACDLSTFTAAGRRPQALAVYRHDDLRTSFGELMAELRRSLSTVLEQNAIQIELRDAGNGMKVATIADPALRDTAGFVLAVRADVPADSLRARFPAQAKLGPVERIRDLVQLQLPGIAMRQLPVAPRQIPYHAGHTYFEIDKGGEMWKQLERSGGLAFHFAGEFPGLSMEFWAIRG, encoded by the coding sequence ATGAACGAGCCGGTGTTGTCCGCGACCCCCGCTGCGGCGCTGCGCCAACGCGTGATCTGGACCGAGGGCATGTTCCTGCGGCCGCAGCATTTCCAGCAGCTCGAGCGGCATTGGGAGCGCTACGTCGGCATGCGCTGCCTGCCGTTGCAGGGCTTCTATTGGGGCTTCGACGAATTGCAGATCGATCGCGAGCTGCTCGCGCTCGGAAAGGTCGCGCTGCTCGCCGCATCCGGCGTGATGCGCGACGGCACGCCGTTCGATCTGTCGCATCCCGACGATCGGCCCGAGCCGCTCGACGTGCCCGCCGACGCGAAGGACCAGCTCGTCGTGCTCGCGCTGCCGCTGTGGCGCGGCGGCGCGGAAGAGGTGTCGTTCGGCGGCGACGGCGATGCGGGCTTCGCGCGCTACGTCGTGCGCGAATACGAGGTCGCCGATGCGAACGAGGTCGCGCTCGGCCCCGCGCTGCTGCAGACCGGGCGCCTGAACGTGCGGCTGATGCTCGAATCGGAGCTGACGGGCGATTGGGAGGCGCTCGGCGCCGTGCGGATCGTCGAGCGGCGCACCGACGGGCGGCTGCTCGTCGACGACGGCTACATTCCGCCGCGGCTCGTCGCGCAGCGCGATCCGGTGCTGCTGCGGCACACGCGCGAGCTGCACGGGCTGCTGACGCAGCGCAGCGAGGCGCTTGCCGAGCGCCTGTCGGAGCCGGGGCGCGGCGGCGTGTCCGAGGTGGCCGATTTCCTGCTGCTGCAGCTCGTCAATCGCTATCTGGCGCTCACGTGGCACGCGCAGCAGGACGTCGCCGCGCATCCGGAGGCTTTGTTCTGCGACTGGCTGAAGCTCGCGTGCGACCTGAGCACGTTCACCGCGGCGGGCCGGCGGCCGCAGGCGCTCGCCGTCTACCGGCACGACGATCTGCGCACGAGCTTCGGCGAGCTGATGGCCGAGCTGCGGCGCTCGCTGTCGACGGTGCTCGAGCAGAACGCGATCCAGATCGAGCTGCGCGACGCGGGCAACGGGATGAAGGTCGCGACGATCGCCGATCCGGCGCTGCGCGATACCGCGGGCTTCGTGCTCGCGGTGCGCGCCGACGTGCCGGCCGACAGCCTGCGCGCGCGCTTTCCGGCGCAGGCGAAGCTCGGCCCCGTCGAACGGATCCGCGATCTCGTGCAATTGCAGCTGCCGGGCATCGCGATGCGGCAATTGCCGGTCGCGCCCCGGCAGATTCCGTATCACGCGGGCCACACGTACTTCGAGATCGACAAGGGCGGCGAGATGTGGAAGCAGCTCGAGCGCTCCGGCGGCCTCGCATTTCATTTCGCCGGCGAATTTCCGGGACTCTCGATGGAGTTCTGGGCGATTCGCGGATGA
- the tagH gene encoding type VI secretion system-associated FHA domain protein TagH — translation MQLIVIEHAGEPVDTDDRSAVVFRPPGGTIGRDSDNHLVLRDDTRQISRLQALLQVGDDACLLKNLSSVSTIEVNRVPIGYAQAQRLNMGDIIRIGPYLLRAEPDDATIERTVETAAAASSTPPVSPMSPASHADARGASNKLWGLLHDRFGLGRTQAAGSKAGAQPTPAAERLNSKAPHDPDASTPAAPRDLHQLSTDPLDLFAQPQDSFDAPSGVARDGERRGPQPVTQPDHAPEWTHHVRVQPAKSAPPPAAQSGATPDTPSASATDARNMPSHVRASAPAAPETLLQAFFEGAGLDTAAEPHHWSAEQLFIAGQLLALFANGTVELLSSRSILKREVKADMTMLLDRENNPLKLLPDGSAVLRQMFGLPLPGFMSPQSAVSDAFQDLHAHQIGMVAGMRAALMDLLTRFSPQRLRERDAAPQWYEKRLPVLYKARLWDRYTTTHRDTLFAIEDDFASVFGKAFLAAYDAEVESYRGRCRS, via the coding sequence ATGCAACTGATCGTTATCGAACACGCGGGCGAGCCGGTCGACACCGACGACCGTAGCGCCGTCGTGTTTCGTCCGCCGGGCGGCACCATCGGACGGGACAGCGACAATCATCTCGTGCTGCGCGACGACACTCGGCAAATCTCGCGTCTGCAGGCGCTGCTGCAAGTGGGCGACGACGCGTGCCTGCTGAAGAACCTGAGCAGCGTGTCGACCATCGAGGTGAATCGCGTGCCGATCGGCTATGCGCAGGCGCAGCGCCTCAACATGGGCGACATCATCCGGATCGGGCCTTACCTGCTGCGCGCGGAGCCCGACGATGCGACGATCGAGCGGACCGTCGAAACGGCGGCCGCGGCTTCGAGCACGCCGCCCGTGTCGCCGATGTCGCCCGCGTCGCATGCGGACGCGAGGGGCGCGAGCAACAAGCTCTGGGGCCTGCTGCACGATCGCTTCGGACTCGGCAGGACGCAGGCTGCCGGCAGCAAGGCCGGCGCGCAGCCGACCCCGGCCGCGGAGCGGCTGAATAGTAAAGCGCCGCACGATCCGGATGCGTCGACGCCCGCCGCGCCGCGCGACCTGCATCAACTGTCGACCGATCCGCTCGATCTGTTCGCGCAGCCGCAAGACAGCTTCGATGCGCCGTCCGGCGTCGCGCGGGACGGCGAGCGCCGCGGGCCGCAGCCCGTCACGCAGCCGGACCACGCGCCCGAATGGACGCATCACGTTCGCGTGCAGCCGGCCAAGTCCGCGCCGCCGCCCGCCGCGCAATCCGGCGCGACGCCCGACACGCCGTCCGCGAGCGCGACCGATGCGCGCAACATGCCGTCGCACGTGCGCGCGTCGGCGCCGGCGGCGCCCGAGACACTGCTGCAAGCGTTCTTCGAGGGCGCCGGTCTCGATACCGCGGCCGAGCCGCATCACTGGTCGGCGGAGCAGCTTTTCATCGCGGGACAGCTTCTCGCGCTGTTCGCGAACGGCACGGTCGAGCTGCTGTCGTCGCGCAGCATCCTGAAGCGCGAAGTGAAGGCCGACATGACGATGCTGCTCGATCGCGAGAACAATCCGCTGAAGCTGCTGCCGGACGGCAGCGCGGTGCTGCGTCAGATGTTCGGGCTGCCGCTGCCGGGCTTCATGTCGCCGCAAAGCGCGGTTTCCGACGCGTTCCAGGATCTGCACGCGCACCAGATCGGCATGGTGGCCGGCATGCGCGCCGCGCTGATGGACCTGCTCACGCGCTTCTCGCCGCAACGCCTGCGCGAGCGCGACGCCGCGCCGCAGTGGTACGAGAAGCGCCTGCCCGTGCTGTACAAGGCGCGATTGTGGGACCGCTATACGACGACGCATCGCGACACACTGTTCGCGATCGAGGACGATTTCGCGTCCGTGTTCGGCAAGGCGTTTCTCGCCGCGTACGATGCGGAAGTCGAGAGTTATCGCGGGCGCTGCCGGAGCTGA
- a CDS encoding SDR family oxidoreductase — protein MTVEKVALITAAGKGMGAAIARELASTGYRVALMSPSGSAAALAGELGGFGISGSVTDESDIDRLVRETLARYGRIDAVVNNTGHPPKGDLLSIADASWHDALDLILLNVVRMMRRVTPVFQAQGGGAAVNLSSFAAVAPEQPMPVSSVLRAALGAWTRLYAERYAAENIRMNAVLPGFVDSWPETPEIVARIPAGRFGRTQEIAKTVAFLLSDGAGYVTGQSIRVDGGIVRAV, from the coding sequence GCACGCGAGCTGGCGTCGACCGGCTATCGCGTCGCGCTGATGTCGCCGTCGGGCAGCGCGGCCGCGCTCGCGGGCGAACTGGGCGGCTTCGGGATCTCGGGCTCCGTGACCGACGAGTCCGACATCGACCGGCTCGTGCGCGAGACGCTCGCGCGCTATGGCCGCATCGACGCGGTCGTCAACAACACCGGCCATCCGCCGAAGGGCGACCTGCTGTCGATCGCGGACGCGAGCTGGCACGACGCGCTCGATCTGATCCTGCTGAACGTCGTTCGAATGATGCGCCGCGTGACGCCGGTCTTCCAGGCGCAGGGCGGCGGCGCGGCCGTCAACCTCTCGAGCTTCGCGGCCGTCGCGCCGGAGCAGCCGATGCCGGTGTCGTCGGTGCTGCGCGCGGCGCTCGGCGCGTGGACGCGCCTCTACGCCGAGCGCTACGCGGCCGAGAACATCCGGATGAACGCGGTGCTGCCGGGCTTCGTCGACAGCTGGCCCGAGACGCCCGAGATCGTCGCGCGGATTCCGGCGGGACGTTTCGGCAGGACGCAGGAGATCGCGAAGACCGTCGCGTTCCTGCTGTCGGACGGCGCCGGGTATGTCACGGGGCAGAGCATTCGCGTCGATGGGGGGATCGTGCGGGCGGTGTGA
- a CDS encoding DotU family type VI secretion system protein: MNSSSDSFSAGTGGFVPPNPGGTHPGAASAPAGSAASQPRPGRWAASGTNPLVAAANPLLNLVPQIRSTVHHPNPAWLREHLVVEIRQFEERAQQAGIASEAIIGARYCLCTALDEAAALTPWGGSVWSSHSLLVSFHNETWGGEKFFHLLERLSQQPRQHLDLLELLYFCLALGFEGRYRVLDNGRAQLDAVRRQLAQTIRSVRGEFEPALSPHWRDVVTRDVTRRFTVPLWVCVALALLVGFGVFAGLRVALAGHSDRLFASIDALHVPRLQPAQPAPHPAPAPRVAKFLEPEIAAGLVTVRDEADRSVIVLRGDGLFESGSTSVIDRYMPVLIRVADALNKVQGSVRVSGYTDDAPVRTARFASNWDLSRERAEAVRGLIAARLDRPDRITAEGRGTLDPVAPNDSPANRARNRRVEITLMLAPGSDAARATKETP; encoded by the coding sequence ATGAACTCTTCTTCCGATTCGTTCTCGGCCGGCACGGGCGGGTTCGTGCCGCCGAATCCGGGCGGCACGCATCCGGGCGCGGCGTCGGCGCCCGCCGGCTCGGCCGCGTCGCAGCCGAGGCCGGGCCGCTGGGCGGCGAGCGGCACGAATCCGCTCGTCGCGGCCGCGAATCCGCTGCTCAACCTGGTGCCGCAGATCCGCTCGACCGTCCATCATCCGAACCCCGCGTGGCTGCGCGAGCATCTCGTCGTCGAGATCCGGCAGTTCGAGGAGCGCGCGCAGCAGGCGGGCATCGCGTCCGAGGCGATCATCGGCGCGCGCTACTGCCTTTGCACCGCGCTCGACGAAGCCGCCGCGCTGACGCCGTGGGGCGGCAGCGTGTGGTCGTCGCACAGTCTGCTCGTGTCGTTCCACAACGAGACGTGGGGCGGCGAGAAGTTCTTCCATCTGCTCGAACGCCTGTCGCAGCAGCCGCGCCAGCATCTCGACCTGCTCGAGCTGCTCTACTTCTGTCTCGCGCTCGGCTTCGAAGGGCGCTATCGCGTGCTCGACAACGGCCGCGCGCAGCTCGACGCGGTGCGCCGCCAGCTCGCGCAGACGATCCGCTCGGTGCGCGGCGAATTCGAGCCGGCGCTGTCGCCGCATTGGCGCGACGTCGTCACGCGCGACGTCACGCGGCGCTTCACGGTGCCGCTGTGGGTGTGCGTCGCGCTCGCGCTGCTCGTCGGCTTCGGCGTGTTCGCGGGCCTGCGCGTCGCGCTCGCCGGTCACTCGGATCGGCTGTTCGCGTCGATCGACGCGCTGCACGTGCCGCGTTTGCAGCCCGCGCAGCCGGCGCCGCATCCGGCGCCCGCGCCGCGCGTCGCGAAGTTCCTCGAGCCGGAGATCGCCGCGGGCCTCGTGACCGTGCGCGACGAAGCCGATCGCAGCGTGATCGTGCTGCGCGGCGACGGCCTGTTCGAATCGGGCTCGACGTCGGTGATCGACCGCTACATGCCGGTGCTGATCCGCGTCGCCGATGCGCTGAACAAGGTGCAGGGCAGCGTGCGCGTGAGCGGCTATACCGACGACGCGCCGGTCCGCACCGCGCGCTTCGCGTCGAACTGGGACCTGTCGCGCGAGCGCGCGGAAGCGGTCCGCGGCCTGATCGCCGCGCGGCTCGACCGTCCGGACCGGATCACGGCCGAAGGGCGCGGCACGCTCGACCCGGTCGCGCCGAACGATTCGCCCGCGAACCGCGCGCGCAACCGGCGCGTCGAGATCACGCTGATGCTCGCGCCCGGCAGCGACGCCGCGCGCGCGACGAAGGAGACGCCCTGA
- a CDS encoding DUF3857 and transglutaminase domain-containing protein: protein MPAFVRLFCAACVCMAAHCANASPTEPDADDAAPATLVSDVHVFVVQHDGSVDEHDDSTLRANTASGIDDVAQRYVWFNKDIDRVELLSAETIDHAGVAHPVGPEAIRDVQEPRSAGAPFFEDGVLRSVIFPGVDAGARTRLVFRKSRTKPRDPGFFGYFVAPSRMPVDAQRLIFDLPADMPLYADARGYVALAPVTENGRTRYAFDYRHGPYPRIENGSVGYATYGDRLMVSTLRDFASFAERYRAAAVDASARDPAVARLAQSIAANANASDPRAKAQAIYDWVRMNVRYVALFLGETAAAPHKVTDILRNRYGDCKDHVALFGALLAAVGIRSEPVLLDLGPVYTLPAVPGYGGSAINHAITWLPDLGLFADTTVGGVEFGYLPPVVMDRPALLVDEGVLTRTPATQPRTRDARLRIDVDASGAASYQYYVEDAGWTAELERSVFRQAARERVQQLATDRLRQSGLRGTARLGAGERDATSGPFSTSMTGSLDHFVWTDGTTALPALSSLSGGIATQVQGWLAEPVRTQPWLCIGGDFDETAQIALPDDVRVTDLPGDAHVQDRFFDYESHYVLDAAARVVQITRRLRARFAHQVCSPEDFDAARASLERIERDALAQIVVRAKTHD from the coding sequence ATGCCCGCTTTCGTCCGACTATTCTGCGCGGCATGCGTCTGCATGGCCGCCCATTGCGCGAACGCGTCGCCGACGGAACCCGACGCCGATGACGCCGCACCCGCCACCCTCGTCAGCGATGTTCACGTGTTCGTCGTCCAGCACGACGGCTCCGTCGACGAGCACGACGATTCGACGCTGCGCGCGAACACCGCAAGCGGCATCGACGACGTCGCGCAGCGCTACGTGTGGTTCAACAAGGACATCGACCGGGTCGAGCTGCTGAGCGCCGAGACGATCGATCACGCCGGCGTCGCGCATCCGGTCGGCCCGGAGGCGATCCGCGACGTCCAGGAGCCGCGCTCCGCCGGCGCGCCGTTTTTCGAGGACGGCGTGCTGCGCTCGGTGATCTTTCCGGGCGTCGATGCGGGCGCGCGCACGCGCCTCGTGTTTCGCAAGTCGCGTACGAAGCCGCGCGATCCGGGGTTCTTCGGCTATTTCGTCGCGCCGTCGCGCATGCCCGTCGATGCGCAGCGGCTGATCTTCGATTTGCCCGCCGACATGCCGCTCTACGCCGACGCGCGCGGCTACGTCGCGCTCGCGCCCGTGACGGAGAACGGCCGTACACGCTACGCATTCGACTATCGGCACGGCCCGTATCCGCGCATCGAGAACGGCTCGGTCGGCTACGCGACGTACGGCGATCGCCTGATGGTGTCGACGCTGCGCGATTTCGCGTCGTTCGCCGAGCGATATCGCGCGGCGGCCGTCGACGCGAGCGCGCGCGATCCCGCCGTCGCGCGGCTCGCGCAATCGATCGCGGCGAACGCGAACGCGTCCGATCCGCGCGCGAAGGCGCAGGCGATCTACGACTGGGTGCGGATGAACGTCCGCTACGTCGCGCTTTTTCTCGGCGAGACCGCGGCCGCGCCGCACAAGGTGACGGACATCCTGCGCAACCGCTACGGCGACTGCAAGGATCACGTCGCGCTGTTCGGCGCGCTGCTCGCGGCGGTCGGGATACGCAGCGAGCCCGTGCTGCTCGATCTCGGTCCCGTCTATACGCTGCCCGCCGTGCCCGGCTATGGCGGCAGCGCGATCAATCACGCGATCACGTGGCTGCCGGATCTCGGGCTCTTCGCCGATACGACGGTCGGCGGCGTCGAGTTCGGCTATCTGCCGCCCGTCGTGATGGATCGGCCGGCGCTGCTCGTTGACGAAGGCGTGCTGACGCGCACGCCGGCGACGCAGCCGCGCACGCGCGACGCGCGCCTGCGGATCGACGTCGATGCAAGCGGGGCGGCGAGCTATCAGTATTACGTCGAGGACGCGGGCTGGACCGCGGAGCTCGAACGCAGCGTGTTTCGCCAGGCGGCGCGCGAGCGCGTGCAGCAGCTCGCGACCGATCGCCTGCGACAGAGCGGCTTGCGCGGCACCGCGCGGCTGGGCGCGGGCGAGCGCGACGCGACGAGCGGGCCGTTCTCGACGTCGATGACGGGATCGCTCGATCATTTCGTGTGGACCGACGGCACGACCGCGCTGCCGGCGCTGTCGAGCCTGTCGGGCGGCATCGCGACGCAGGTGCAGGGCTGGCTCGCGGAGCCGGTGCGCACGCAGCCGTGGCTGTGCATCGGCGGCGATTTCGACGAGACCGCGCAGATCGCGCTGCCCGACGACGTACGCGTGACCGACCTGCCGGGCGATGCGCACGTGCAGGACCGCTTCTTCGATTACGAATCGCACTACGTGCTCGATGCGGCGGCGCGCGTCGTGCAGATCACGCGGCGCTTGCGCGCGCGCTTCGCGCATCAGGTGTGCTCGCCGGAGGATTTCGATGCGGCGCGCGCGTCGCTCGAACGAATCGAGCGCGATGCGCTCGCGCAGATCGTCGTGCGCGCGAAGACGCACGATTGA